TGTAATAATTAAGGTTATGAAACATCCTAAGAGCCAAGGCCAAAACGCAAGGTTAAGCTGAAGTTGGAAGTCCATGATGTAGATATATCTCAAGGGGTTGCAGATGGCCAAGTAGCGGTCATAGGACATCACCGTGAGCAAAAAACATTCATAATTGGTGGATGCAGAAAAGATGTAAAATTGTATCATACAGGCAGCGAATGAAATCGTGTCACCTTCTCTGATGATGATGGAGAGCATTTTCGGCACAATGTTGGTGGTTGATAATATTTCAAAGGAAGAAAGTAAGCTGAGAAAAAAGTACATGGGAGTGCGAAGATGATAATGATTTGTCACTAAACATACAATCAAGAGGTTTCCTGTCAAGATCCCAATGTAAATTAAGAGAAAAATCAGAAAAAGAAATATTTTCAGATTTTGAATGTTGTGGAATCCAAGAAGTAGGAACTCCGAGATCTTGGTCTGGTTACTGTCAGTCATTTCAAGGGGCCAGGTGGTTCACAGGATCTAGAAATTAATTATCTTGTTAGCAATaagaataataataacaataagggCAACTCTACAGGAAGGTGAGCTGATTTCTAAGCTGAAAGTTGTGCATAGTATGCCATTCAGTGTAGTCAATGAGCTCACGCTGTACTGTATATCTAATGAATATGCCACCAATTTCATTCAACTGCATAGAGATTTTACATCACTCCAACAGAAGATAAACACTGCATGTTCCGCCAGATGCTGTAATGCGGACCATATAAAGCAGCTTTGTGTCTATAATAGACTACCTACATAATATGGTGCCAAAGACATGTTATGGTGCTTCATTGGATTCTTTTTGACTGGCATACAGGCTCCTTTTACAGAGTTCTGCTGGATATACTGTAGTTTAATTCACCCTCTATAGTACAACTGAGTTCATCACAGTATAGCTCAAGCGTACATGACCTGTGGTCAACAATGTAGTCTGTGCATCCCCCAACAAGCTGGACATGCTTGTCCACGTCTGGTGACTGTTCACATCTATCATCCATGTTAGAGAGAAGATAAGTGTTGCCTAGTGCAGGAACACAGACTGGtattaatggtgcactgtgtggcaATCTATTGGACACCTATATATTGTCAAAATAAGGGACCCTTCATCTCTGTTTGGTACTCCAGAAAGGCGTACCGACGTGGCTGTGCACATATGCACCTCTCTTCGTTGTAGTTTAAAGGGGTGTTTCTACGTCGAGCTGTTTTGCTGCCCGCAGCAGGCAATGCCATACATTGCGCAATGGCCCAAGTTGATACTGCAAGCTTAGTTCCATGCACCTCAATAGGACTAAGTCTGTAGTACTAAGCCGATCCATTGCACAATGTACAGAACtgtcttcctgcagcaaaacagcaaaaagtgggacaacccttttcaaGGAGTTGTAAAATACTCGGCAGTTTTTACAGATCCTATAAACTAAAAGAGCCTTATGCCCACAGAGTatcctcctctctggagtgccAAAAATGGGAGAAGGGGACCCAAATTCTCCAAATAGGTTGGAGTCCTTAAAAGTGGAACTCTTATCCATTAGACATTTATGACATCTGCTACTGATATACCATACATTTCTCAGATGGTTTAGGAATGCTATTTTAAAGTACaactatatttattaaaaatttgaCATTTTATAGTAACATCTCAGAAGTTTTAATTGGTGAGATccctgggatccccactgatggaTATAAAGAATTAGCAGAAGAGTTCAGCTGAGCACTGTGCCCCTTCAGCTGCCATTGCTAGCAGTGTACAGACTGCATAGACTTTCTATGAAGCCCATACACCACTTTAAGAAGTGAcagaaattgggggggggggcatggcctGGCCGTGAGAGAAGATGAGGGGGGAGTATAGGAGCTCATTCCGGAACAGAATTCACCTACCAGCTACTCCACAGCGACGTGCAAGGTCCTTCACCCCTCAAATAATACCTCCTGCTAGCTCTCACCACGGAGATGTTGAGACGCAGAGCCTCCCGCTCACAGCTATGGTAACTTGACAATTTCTTCACAGCGCCGGAGGCCCCGCGCATGGCACTGTCTTCTCTCCGGCTTCCCCTGCTCTGCTGACAAGCATTAAAGAGAGCGAAGAGGTGCCCACAGACTCTCCTGGAGGATCCTCACCGGAGCGGACACCGGAGGGAGCGGTGAGTAATCCCTGTGCCTCTCCAGCACATGTCTATCCCGGGGGGAAAAGACAAGGTCCGCACTCTTAGATATCTGCCAAAATGGCGGCATTAGCCTCAGCCTCACCCCATAAAGCACAGCATCCATCTTCCTCTGCAAGACCGCTTAAACAGCGCCCCAGGCAAGAAGGCAGTCACCCTATTGCAATTCAATCCCCCTCTCTAAGAGAATACATTAAAAGCATGGCATCATCATCCCAGCCAGCTTCTGAATCCTTTATAAAAGACATGGTAGTGGCGCTAAGTGATTCCTTTCAATTGAGCTTCAAATCTCTCAACAACTCGCTCACAGCCACTGTAGAAGCTATAAGAGAcaacacagaaaacaaaatgggtgAACTTACCCAATCTCACAATGCATTGATTGGTGCACACTACGATCTAGTCGATGAAGTTAACCAACTTAAAGGAAAGCTTGCAGATTTGGAAGATAGGAATAGACGCAACAACCTTAAATTTCGTGGGATTTCTGAATCTATCACAACATGTGAAATTCCCAATTATATAAAACAACTGATGCGCGCACTACTTCCTGATGCGAATCCACAAGATTTAGTCATAGACAGAGCTCACAGGTTACCAAGACCTAAATTTCTCGCCGACTCTACTCCAAGAGACATAGCTAGGATTCATTTTTACTGCCCTAAAGATGCACTAATGTCTGCTGCTTGCAAATTAAATCAACTACCATCTCCCTATTCAGCCATTCACCTATACACAGATTTATCTCAAGCTGCTATGTTCGCAAGAAAAAAATTCTTTGAACTAACTTTAACTCTGCGACAAGCTAAAATTCCTTATAGATGGGGGTTTCTGACTAAATCTTGGTCCGCAAGGATGATATCACCCATGTTATACTCAAGCCTGCGGATGCTACCCCACTACTCAAATCTTGGGGACTTAATTTAGCTGACTCCCAACGCCCCCAGTCGGCAACAAAATCTCAAAGAAAACAAACACAAAATTGGACCGAAAAATAACACTTATCTTGATACGAAGAATCCCAAAATGCACCTATTTTAGGTGACTCCGGAGGTTCCCTGACAGGCGAACTTTTtcgtccccccctccccctttccactcATCAGGCCTTATAGCCTGCCAAGTTTGTTTCATAAATGTTTTGGAACAAACAAAGTTTAACCTGCATTATAATGCAAGTcttggtttttgtttttgttcatgATTTTAAATCTGATCTACCAGTCCTTTTGAGATGTCCACATATCTATGAGTATATTCTGAAATATCAAGATGCTGGTTTAAATACTTTCTCTAAATACCAATGGGCTTAACTCATCATTGAAAAGATCTTCATTGTGGAAGAAGGCTCTATCTAGGGATGCTGATATTATATGTGTAGAGGAAACCCACTTTGTGATCTCCGCATGCCCAAAATTGTTGCATAAAAATTACCAAAATGTGTTTAGCATGTTCtcctaaaaaaaacaagcaggagtTATGATTGCTTTTAAAGACTCCATACAGGTGGATATTACATCTCAAGAAATAGACGTCAAGGGCAGATATTTGATTTTAACAGGCTCTTTAAACCACAAGCCTTTTACGTTGGTCAACTTATATGCTCCAAACAATGCTCAATTGTGTTTCTTAAATAAAACTATCGAAAAAGTAAGGAGATGAGAGGTGGGCAACCTTATCATATGTGGCGATTTCAATACTGTACCAGACAAGATGCTTGACTCTACAAGGGGTTCCTTGAGAACAACGCCTTCTCTGCTTCCTTGGCTTCATAAAGAAGCCTTATTTGACATTTTTAGATGCCTGGATCCCTCTTCTAGGGAATTTACCTTCTATTCACCGAGACACAGGACCTTCTCAAGAATTAATCTTGGTGAATAGACCTGCCCTCTCCCTGGTTACATCCGCAAAAATTGGGACAGCAACTTGGTCAGGTCATGCCCCTGTCTTTCTTTGGAGAAACCAATGAAAGACCCAAAACATGGAGAAATAACGAGTTTTGGGGGCAGAGCCTAACAGCTGAGCGGGATGGAAGCATGAAGGGATAGCTCCATCTCAGCGGCACTCAAACAGGCCACTACAGCAGCTAATAGCAGCTTCAGATGGGCAAAACTAGCAAGGACCGAGGGGGAGAGATACAACGAACcccctgactgcagtgaggacAAGCCGGTATGCAGCGCTACCTGAAGGAAAGGAGCACCTGATTACCACACATGGCACACAagatggcgctgctgcaggagagGAGCAGTGTACATAGTaaggagttggaggaggagggagcttattcatagggagaggagggagagccTATATCAAAGGGGTTTATGAAATCTTTAATACTAATTGCTCTGTACCCTGTATTGGCTGACCTCTCAGAAATTAAAGAGGAGCTTAAGCACATGGGATGCCGAGTAGAAGACCTGGGGTCCTCCTCTGCCACCATCACAGCTCACGCTAATGGAGTGGCCCAGGCTCTTAAAGAACAACATACTCCCCTGAATAGAGTGCTCCTGATGCAGTAGGACTTAGAAAATCGCAACAGGCGATGTAACATCTGTATTAAGGAACTTCCAGAATCTTGGGCTGTAGACGCACTCCCCAAAGTGGCTGCGGAAATTTTCAGTTCCCTGGTGGGCCCAGACAAAATGACGTCCATCTTAATCGAGCGCATACACAGAGCGCTTAGACCGCAGCCACCAGCCTCTGACCTCCCGAGAGATGTGGTCTGCAAAATTCTGTCCTTTCCTGATGTGGTGGAAATACTGCGTGTGGCAAGAAGCTGTAAGGATCTGCGCTATGAGAATGCACCAATCTAAATCTTTCAAGACCTGGCTCCCTCTACCTGAGCCAAAAGGCGCATACTTCGGCCATTGCTGGGGGCTCTAAAAGCTAAAGACATTAGATAttcatgtttttttcccctttggcctggggataACTTATAAAGGCAGGAAAATTATTATACGCACTCCGGAGGACCGGCAGGACAGTTGGAAACTCCTAGACTTAAGCCCTATCAATATTCCGAGCTGGCTTCCTCTCCCAGACTTCCCGACACTCCCTACATTAACGACGCCCAAACAATGGACCATGGCAGGGACTTCCAAATCATcgagagggaaaaagaaaaaaaacaaggacGAAACCCCGGTGGCTGATACTTAATCTGACTCAGCTGAGTTGGATTGTTTTACAAGTGATTTCAGCAGTCCCGGCTTAGATGGATCCGACTTGTTATTTAGAGGACCCATTATTGGTCTTCTCCTAGGCTGACCTTGCCTAGGACCAAAGGTGGACGTCATTGCTGAATCGTTTATTATGCTGTGGGACTGGACTCAGGGGACTTTCTCCGATACCTCCTATGTCTTGTTCCATCATGTTGCTACTTTCACTTGCTTAGACCTCATGGGGTCCTTCTAGTTGTTGTTAGTTTACGTTGATATATCTTCATGGGCCACCTTAGGGGTGTCTAAGATATTGCTTTGCacaaatttaaaggagatgtcccgcgccgaaacgggtttttttttttttaaaccccccccccgttcggcgcgagacaaccccgatgcaggggttaaaaaaaccacccgcacagcgcttacctgaatcccggcggtccggcgtcttcatactcacctgctgaagatggccgccgggatcctctgtcttcatggaccgcagggcttctgtgcggtccattgccgattccagcctcctgattggctggaatcggcacgtgacggggcggagctacacggagctacacggagccccatagagaagaggagaagacccggactgcgcaagcgcggctaatttggccatcggagggcgaaaattagtcggcaccatggagacgaggacgccagcaacggagcaggtaagtataaaactttttataacttctgtatggctcataattaatgcacaatgtacattacaaagtgcattattatggccatgcagaagtgtatagacccacttgctgcctcgggacaacccctttaattgactgTTGTGattattctgtgtttttttttgtttctgatcCCTTGTGTCTTTCCCTATCTGTGTGCCCTTTCCTTCACTCCCACCCTCCCAATATACCACGTCTTTGACCGGAGATCAGCTACTAGTGTATAAATTTTGCCAACTAATAAACCCTTTTTCTATATTTTCTGTGATACCCGGGGCTTCGGACAGTTTACTCTGCCCAGCCCTCATGATGGGAAACCGGCTGCGACTCACCTCATTCAACGTGAGAGGCCTCAATTCACCCTGCAAAAGGCACAATGTGGCTCTTCTCACGAAAAGGTACGGCACCAAAATCCTTTtcctacaggagacacattttaagggggggggggggggggagatgctgGAGTCTGCCTGGGAAGCAATTTACACAGAGTTTCCACAGTTCGCACCCCACATCTGCCTCTAAGGGAGTATCTACCCTGATTTACAGATCCGTAAATTTTATATGTGAGGCCCAATATAGAGACGAGGAGGGCAGAGTGCTTTATCTCAAAGGAACGCTGGATAGTGTCAAAGTGACTATTGTCAATTTATATGCGCCTAATTCAGACCAAGTCTCCTGGCTTGTCAAGCAactggacattctgcagcatttctctgTTGACCTTATCATAATTGGTGGAAATTTCAATATTACTCTCAACCCTTTGCTAGATTCCTCGACAGGTAAATCTCAGGTCTCGCAGGTTAGGTTGCAGAAAATTTACCGTCGCTTGGTGAAGCTAGGGGTAGTGGATGCATGGCGGCTCTTAAAcccttcagttaaaggggttgtcccgcgaaagcaagtagggttaagcacttctgtatggccatataaatgcactttgtaatatacatcgtgcattaaatattggccatacagaagttatatacttaccccctccggtgttggcgtccccgtctccatggcgccgaccgaagccttcttctgcctggattagacgcacttgcgcagtctgccctcttctgtcccgctccggcgtgctcgcgccgcagaggtcttctgcgcatgcgcagaatacctgTGCGGCAcgagcatgccggagcggccccttcagtggGACAGaggaagcagactgcgcaagcgcgtctaatggagaTGTGAACCTGATGTGGGATCCTTccttcacatctggtgggagtgtctgGGGTTGTCCCTCTTTTGACGGTCAGTGGAGGGGATTCTGCGGAAACTCTCTTCTCATAACTTTACCATTACTCCTGAGATAATATTCCTTTGGCGGCCCTCTGAGCATTTTCATCCTTTGAAACATAGACTGGTAGCTTTTCTATTGGATGCTGCAAAGGCGCTTATTCCACGCCTCTGGCTTCAAAAATCACCCCCCACACTAGATTAATGGATTGATAAAGTCGACCTTCTGTACAATCTCGAGGAACTCACTAGCTGGCCAAGGGGCACGCATGGAAAATTTATACTCATTTGGGATCCCTGGCATCTATTGCAGAAGGATCTGTGAGGGACTGGTGCTTCGAGCGTTGGATGGGGCGAGTCTTTATCTCAGATGGAGGGCCGGAGGTCCACGATCTGGCTTGGCAATATGAGTGCTACATTcaatctcccccccctcccccacccccaccacctcccctttttttcagctttctcCCTTCTATTTGTTTTTGCTTTCATTTGTCTGTTTTCGTCTGTCTTATATGTAAATGTTTGTTGGCTCGTTTACCTAAAACTGTTAGTATTTGGGAGATATATTTCGTTTTTTACGACGGGCAGAGCACTGCCTCTTTctatacagaaaaaaatgttatgaatTGTATTttatatcgcaagtggtttcacaCAGATTTTTGTGTCTGATcctaaatgcagcattttaagctaaaaccagaagtggatttTGAAGCTTCTAGAAATACAAAGTTAAGATGAATacgtctccttcctgctggatgctCTCCTGGTTTTAGATTACATAACTGCATGAAAAACACACAAATATCtgtatgtgaaaccagccttagcgcGCCTTTACAGGAGCGTATTCATGTCTGCAAACTTCGTGAGTGCaatgcacagaaaatagaacccattgatttcaatgggtttgttcacatttttgtattttgcctgcAAATTTTGTCCAAGCACAACAACACACCATGCttccttttctgtgcatttgtgcacc
The nucleotide sequence above comes from Eleutherodactylus coqui strain aEleCoq1 chromosome 2, aEleCoq1.hap1, whole genome shotgun sequence. Encoded proteins:
- the LOC136610915 gene encoding olfactory receptor 10A7-like; this translates as MTDSNQTKISEFLLLGFHNIQNLKIFLFLIFLLIYIGILTGNLLIVCLVTNHYHLRTPMYFFLSLLSSFEILSTTNIVPKMLSIIIREGDTISFAACMIQFYIFSASTNYECFLLTVMSYDRYLAICNPLRYIYIMDFQLQLNLAFWPWLLGCFITLIITGLVCRLQFCGPNIIDHFFCDLSPILELSCSDTSIVKVQAVLFSVPVILLPFIFIVVTYILISISIIRISSAVGRNKAFSTCSSHMVLVCTYYGTLISVYLFLSMNCSTNASKVISLLYIVVTPLLNPIIYTLRNQEVIAALRKNLGVFIKS